In one window of Cheilinus undulatus linkage group 23, ASM1832078v1, whole genome shotgun sequence DNA:
- the LOC121505590 gene encoding uncharacterized protein LOC121505590, whose product MGNLLLIAGVFRTDPTMTVNATNGGTFTTRRIRNRITYYYAASSEAGAGLKTLCPSKDCPTSPSLCSSSADPSTSPLLSDSPSHTPVSPSVQSDSAPTTRPLVLFFSWLGAQPGAVAKYRDLYLQRGMDVLLVQSSVMHFLWPRWGLEYGSEVLKVLEEPQFLDRPVLVHSASIGGYTFTQILTHIAQEPEKHAGLAQRMIGHIYDSLVVGTLEHMAVGLGKTLVPRLETLIKNAAMLYFWLFKRHTADFYNSSIKVFHNSPITTPALFFYSENDALCNPLAMENCIDLWRKRGMTVESRKWKESIHAAHMRCHPEDYVSTLQKYLNALHISSLKVKM is encoded by the exons ATGGGAAATCTTCTGCTTATTGccgg TGTCTTCAGGACTGATCCCACTATGACTGTGAATGCCACAAATGGAGGGACTTTCACAACCAGGAGGATCAGAAATCGTATTACTTATTATTATGCTGCCTCTTCAGAAGCAGGAGCAGGGCTTAAGACATTATGTCCTTCCAAAGACTGTCCCACATCCCCTTCTCTTTGCTCCTCTTCTGCAGATCCTTCCACTTCTCCATTGCTCTCAGATTCACCTTCACACACACCTGTCTCCCCCTCAGTCCAATCAGATTCCGCCCCAACCACCCGCCCTCTTGTTCTCTTCTTCTCCTGGCTTGGGGCCCAGCCAGGGGCGGTGGCCAAATACAGAGACCTTTACCTGCAGCGAGGTATGGATGTCCTCTTAGTCCAGAGCAGTGTCATGCACTTTCTGTGGCCCAGATGGGGGCTGGAATATGGGTCAGAGGTGTTGAAGGTTCTGGAGGAGCCCCAGTTCTTAGATAGACCTGTGCTGGTTCACTCAGCCTCAATCGGTGGCTACACTTTCACCCAGATCCTTACCCACATCGCAcaagaaccagaaaaacatGCAGGCCTGGCCCAAAGAATGATAGGACACATCTATGACAGCCTGGTGGTCGGTACGCTAGAGCACATGGCGGTAG GTCTTGGAAAGACCCTGGTCCCACGTTTAGAGACCCTTATCAAAAACGCCGCCATGCTCTATTTCTGGCTCTTCAAACGCCACACAGCAGACTTCTACAACAGCAGCATAAAGGTTTTCCACAACAGCCCCATCACTACACCAGCACTCTTTTTCTACAGCGAGAACGATGCCCTGTGCAACCCGCTTGCCATGGAAAACTGCATCGACCTCTGGAGGAAGAGGGGCATGACTGTGGAGAGCAGGAAGTGGAAAGAGTCCATACATGCAGCCCATATGCGATGCCACCCTGAAGACTATGTATCAACGTTGCAGAAATACTTGAATGCACTGCACATTTCCTCTCtcaaagtaaaaatgtaa
- the LOC121505738 gene encoding leptin-B-like, producing MDILRALFFVALVAAPGCSSLPTTESPRSVTNSLIYITQTALMHIKKLITNLPVPSLVEFSTPSITGLTSISHDLGLFINELQSPHADLILQIHTDVSSLEGLVRYYAQTMNCTIQDRPQAHAADHPFPDSHISRTLVKLKLYLENLLLHKDKFKVC from the exons atGGACATCCTTCGGGCTCTATTCTTTGTTGCTCTTGTGGCTGCGCCTGGGTGCTCAAGCCTTCCCACAACAGAATCTCCTAGAAGCGTAACGAACAGCTTGATTTATATAACTCAGACAGCCCTGATGCATATAAAgaaactaataacaaat TTACCGGTGCCTTCTCTGGTCGAATTCAGCACTCCTTCCATCACAGGACTAACCAGCATTAGCCACGACCTCGGACTTTTCATCAATGAACTGCAGAGCCCCCATGCAGACCTGATCCTTCAGATACACACCGACGTCTCCAGTTTGGAGGGACTGGTGCGCTACTATGCCCAGACGATGAACTGCACCATTCAGGATCGACCCCAAGCACATGCCGCAGACCATCCGTTCCCTGACAGTCATATTTCCAGGACCCTGGTGAAGTTGAAGCTCTATCTGGAAAACTTGCTTCTCCACAAGGACAAATTCAAGGTCTGTTGA